One Clarias gariepinus isolate MV-2021 ecotype Netherlands chromosome 5, CGAR_prim_01v2, whole genome shotgun sequence genomic region harbors:
- the LOC128524654 gene encoding 2-oxoglutarate receptor 1, whose translation MGVYENESDVCLSVDISIKHYYLPVMYGIIFLVGCTGNLMAILIYVIKLRPWKSGTIIMVNLAVADLLYALSLPFLVCFYITGNWMLGEFMCRFLRFCFHFNLYGSILSLTCLSVFRYIVVVHPLRATQVQRACWGVSACIIIWVVSLLEIGPMLTMIMTQKDGNTTDCLDFASNDPKTVWWYGWLLTVLGYLLPLVVVCWCYMHIRGALYKSLSASRPSRMRAHRLTVMILAVFVMCFLPYHILRLLRVGSLRCNETSCLQKKIINDAYTLSRPLAGLNTFFNLALFTLAGDKFQQAFYSLIFRRKPTISKVAVIC comes from the coding sequence ATGGGAGTGTATGAGAATGAGTCtgatgtctgtttgtctgttgaTATTTCCATAAAGCATTATTACCTTCCTGTCATGTATGGGATTATATTTTTGGTTGGATGCACTGGAAATCTCATGGCCATCCTAATCTACGTGATCAAGCTGAGGCCTTGGAAGAGCGGGACCATCATCATGGTGAACCTAGCAGTAGCTGACTTGCTGTATGCCCTTAGCTTACCTTTCCTTGTTTGTTTCTACATCACCGGGAATTGGATGCTGGGTGAGTTCATGTGTCGCTTCCTCCGCTTCTGCTTTCACTTTAACCTGTATGGAAGCATACTCTCCCTTACCTGCCTCAGCGTCTTCCGTTATATAGTGGTGGTTCACCCTCTGCGAGCAACTCAGGTCCAGAGGGCGTGCTGGGGTGTCTCTGCATGCATCATCATCTGGGTTGTCTCCCTGCTGGAGATCGGTCCAATGCTCACCATGATCATGACCCAGAAAGATGGGAACACCACAGACTGTTTGGACTTTGCCAGCAATGACCCAAAGACGGTGTGGTGGTATGGCTGGCTACTGACTGTGCTGGGCTACTTGCTGCCCCTAGTTGTGGTGTGTTGGTGCTACATGCATATCAGAGGTGCACTATACAAAAGCCTTTCAGCCTCTAGGCCTAGTCGGATGCGAGCCCACAGACTAACAGTGATGATCTTAGCTGTGTTTGTCATGTGTTTCCTGCCCTATCACATACTGAGGCTGCTGAGAGTGGGCAGTCTGCGGTGCAATGAGACATCCTGTTTGCAAAAGAAAATCATCAATGATGCCTACACGCTGTCAAGGCCCTTGGCAGGCCTTAACACCTTCTTCAATCTGGCACTCTTCACCTTGGCTGGAGACAAGTTCCAGCAGGCTTTCTACAGCCTGATTTtcagaaggaaacccaccatcaGCAAGGTGGCTGTGATCTGCTAA